Part of the Acidobacteriota bacterium genome is shown below.
AGTCGGGCCTGTCGAGCACCGCGGTCGTCGCGCAGGCGTTCAACGTGGCGATGCCGGGCGTCGGCGGGTGGGTCGTCGCCTTCTGCGCCTTTCTCTTCGGGTACACGACCCTCATCGGCTGGGCGTACTACGGCGAGCAGTTCTTCGAGTACATCCTCGGCCGAAAGGTCACGACGGCGTACCGGTGGATCTACTGCGGGCTGATCGTCTTCGGCGCGCAGGCGCGGGTCGACACGGTATGGGCCTGGGGCGACCTGATGAACGGGCTGCAGATCTTCCCGAACGTGATCGGGCTCATCGGCCTGGCCGGTGTGGTCGCGGCTGTGGCGAGAACGCGTGGCGCGTCGGGCGGTAGAGCACCAGATCCCCCTCCTCGTCGACCTTGACGAGATCGAACAGCACGACGGCGTACTGCTCGAGCGCCTCGCTCGCGCGCGACCGGTCGACGACCACCCAGCCGACGCGGGTGGCCTCGAGGAAACGGTCGCGCGACTCGAGCGCGCGTGCCGCGTCGCCCTCGCCGAGCGGCCGGCCGCCGCTCAGCGCGAGCAGCGCCTTCATCACCGGGAACCGCTCGGTGCGTTCGATCCGTCTCTTCGACACCCGCGAGAGGTACCCCCCGACGACGGCCTTGCCGTGGTACGTCTGGTGGAACTGGCTGGCGGCGCTGAAGTCGCCGACCGACTTCGTGCCGTCGCGAATCCCGACCGGCAGTTCGAGCACGCGGACCTTGGTGTCGGGGTCGTCCCGGACGTGCTCGTAGATGGCCGGGATCGCCGCCGAGTACAGCGTCCGGGGCACTGGCGCGAGCTCGAAGGCGACGAGCGCCGCGACGACGAGCGTGACGAGCCGCCGGCGTCGTGTCGTGTCGCGCAGGTGCGCGAAGGCGAGCGCGAAGAGCATGGCGACGCACAGCGTGACGACCACGGTGAAGCGCGAGGGCGACCTCGCCAGGCCGACGACGGGCAGGTAGCGGGCGAGCGCCCATGGGCCGGGCACGTACGTGTTGTAGCCCGCCACGTGGATGAAGGGGCCGAGCGCGAGCAGCGCCGCGCCCGCCGTGATGACGATCCCTCGCCGTGGCAGGGCCCCGCGCCACCACGCGAGCCCGACGACCGCGAGCACGACGAGCGGAATCGATGCGGTCATCTCGGCGAGGTGGTCGGCCCGATCGCGCGTGAGCCAGGTCCGCGACCGCTCGCCGAGCCACGGATGGCTCGGGTTCGGCAGCACGAAGTTCACGACGTCGACGCCGGGCGGGCTGCTGCGCCAGTGGATCGACGGGCGCACGAACGACCCGTCGCGCAGCCGCTGGCCGGCGGCGACGAGCATGGGCGAGAGCGGGAGGGCGGCGGCGAGGACGATGAGGGCGCCGAGGGCGACGGCCTGACGCCAGACCGGCCCGCGTCGGAGGCTGAGCGCCGGGCGCAGGGCGAGCGCGATGCGCACCAGCACCAGGACCGTCAGCACGAAGACCGGCGTGTAGAGCGTGACGATCGCGATCGGCCGGCCGAACAGCTCGAATCGCCAGCCGCGGCTGGCGGCGATCCCCACCACCAGACCCGCCAGGCAGACGAGCAGCAGATCGTAGGCGCGCAGCCACGTGAGGCGCGGGCCGGCGGCCGGACGCGGCGAGAACCGCACGGCGAGCACGCGCCCGGTCAGGATGGCGGCGGCGAGCAGCACGCAGTAGACGGGGTAGTACGCGTCGCAGACGGCCGCCCAGGCGATCGCCAGCCCCGCGAGCGCGGCGTACCGGTGCCGGCCCGTGTCGATCGCCTTGACGAGCGCCAGGACGAAGAGCGGCAGGGGAGCGGCGGCGATCAGGGACAGGTGCGCCGTGCTGCGGGCGACGAGGACGGGGCTGACGGCGAAGAACGCGCCGGCGATCCACGACTCGAGGTGCCGGCGGGTGACGTATCGCGCCAGCACGTACGCCGCGTAGCCATTGAGGGCGACCAGGAAGAGATAGACGAGGTTGAACGCGGCGACGACGCCCACGCGGTCGACGAGAGGAAACGCCAGCGCATTGGCGAAGGCGGTGTAGTTGTGGAGCGTGAGGTCGATGCCCGAGGTCAGTGGGAAGAGCTTGTCGGTGAAGAACGGCTGGTCTCCCGCCGACACCTCCGCGTGGAACACCCAGATGTTCCAGACGTAGACGCCCGCATCGCCCGAGGGTGGTCCGGTGAGGTGGGTGCCGAGGTGGATCGGCAGCGGCCAACTGGTCGCCACTGCGAGGACGACGAATGCGCCGATTGCCGTGAGGTGCGCGAGTCGCGTCGACACAGTTGAGCTTCCGGCCGCGCCACTATACCCGAATCCGACTTGGCAGCACCACGACGTGCGGCGCCGGAGGCGCGGACGGTCACGGGCACTTTCGCCTCTTGATCGACTTCGGGAGGGTTGTTAGCATCGACGGGTGCCACCGCCCACGCTGCCGGTGTTTCCGGCCGACAAGGATCGCGCGCTGCACGAGGCGCTCGTCCACCTCGCGCCCTCGCGGCTGATCGAGCGCGCTCCGACGACCGGCGCGGCCGACGCCCCGGCCGTCGCGGGCGCCGCAGCCACGGTGACGGCGATCCGGCGTCTCGAGCCGGCGGCGGCGCAGCACGGCGAGTTTCCCGCCTCGCTCGCCCCGCGCCTCGTCGAGGCGCTCGCGCGCCGGGGCATCGAGCGGCCGTACGTCCATCAGGCCGAGGCCATCGAGCATGCCCGAGCCGGGCGCGACGTCGTCGTCGTCACGCCGACGGCGTCGGGCAAGACGCTCTGCTACAACGTGCCCGTGCTCGACGCCGTGCTCGCCGACCCGGCGACGCGCGCGCTGTACCTCTTCCCGACGAAGGCCCTCGCGCAGGACCAGCTCGCGGAGCTGCACGCGCTGTCGGAAGCGGTCACCGAAGGGAGCGACGTCGAGATTGGCGTCTTCACCTACGACGGCGACACGCCGCAGGACGCGCGGCGCGCCGTGCGCTCGCGCGCGCACGTGGTGCTCAGCAACCCCGACATGCTGCACTCGGGCATCCTGCCGCACCACCCGCGCTGGGCGAAGCTGTTCGAGAACCTGCGCTACGTCGTCATCGACGAGCTGCACGCCTACCGCGGCGTCTTCGGCAGCCACCTCGCCAACATCCTCCGTCGGCTGCGGCGCGTGTGCCGCCACTACGGCTCGTCGCCGGTGTTCATCTGCTCGTCGGCGACCATCGCCAACCCGGGTGAGCTCGCCGAGCGGCTCGCCGAGCGGCCCTTCGCGCTCGTCGATCGCAACGGCGCGCCGCGCGGCGAGAAGTTCTTCCTGTTCGTGAACCCGCCCATCGTGAACCAGCAGCTCGGCATCCGGCGGTCGTACCTCGCCGAGACCCGCCGCGTCGCGCTCGAGTTCCTCCGGCGAAATCTCCAGGCGATCGTCTTCGCCCAGAGCCGGCTCGCGACCGAGATCCTGACGACGTATCTCAAAGACGCGTACCAGGGGCCGCCCGGCGCGTCCGATGCCGTGCGGGGCTATCGCGGCGGCTACCTGCCGCTGCGCCGGCGGGAGATCGAACGCGGGTTACGGGCGGGCGAGGTGCGGGCGGTCGTCTCGACGAGCGCGCTCGAGCTCGGCATCGACATCGGCGCGCTCGACGTGGCGGTGATGGCGGGGTATCCGGGAACGATCGCCGCGACGTGGCAGCGCGCCGGCCGCGCGGGCCGCCGCAGCGGCCGGTCGGCGGCCGTGCTGGTCGCCTCGAGCGCGCCGCTCGACCAGTTCGTGGTGCGGCACCCGGCGTACTTCTTCGAGGCCTCGCCCGAACACGCGCTCATCAACCCCGACAACCCGCACGTGCTCGTCGACCACGTGAAGTGCGCCGCCTTCGAGCTGCCGTTCTCCGCTGACGAGACCTTCGGCCGGCTGCCGGTGCAGGACGTGCTGGCCCTGCTCGCCGAGGAGCGCTTCGTCCACCAGGCCGAGGGGCAGTGGCACTGGACCCACGACTCGTACCCGGCCGACGCCGTCAGCCTGCGATCGGTGTCGTCGGACAACTTCGTCGTGGTCGACGTGACGGGCGAGCCGCGGATCATCGGCGAGACCGATTACACGAGCGCGCCGTCGACCCTGCACGAGAAGGCCATCTACCTCGTCGAGGGACAGCTCTTCCAGGTGGAGCGGCTCGACTTCGAGGGGCGCAAGGCCTACGTGCGATCGGTCGATTGCGATTACTACACCGACGCCATCTCGTACACGAAGGTCACCGTTCTCGACGAGTTCGCCTCGAGCGATCGGGTGGTCGACTTCGATCCGGTCGCGCTCGAGGCGGCGCCCGCGGGGCCGACGACCCTGGCGGCGCCGGGAGCCGCCGTGGCCGCCCACGGCGAGGTCCACGTCGTGTCGCGCGTCGTGGGGTTCAAGAAGATCAAGTTCTACACGAACGAGAACGTCGGGTCGGGCGAGCTCGACCTGCCCGAGCAGCAGATGCACACGACGTCGTACTGGCTGCGAATCCCGCGCGAGACGCTGGCGGCGTTGCCGTGGTCGAACGACGACCGCCGCGACGGCGTGGCCGGGCTGGCGTACGCGCTGCGCAACGTCGCACAGTTGCTGCTGATGTGCGACCGGCAGGACATCGGCCTGTCGGTCGACGCGGGCGGCCCGGAATCGTCCGCCGATGCGCGCGGCGGAGGACCGGGCGCCGACCTGCCCGTCGAGCCGCGGATCTTCGTCTACGACAACTACCCGGGCGGCATCGGCTTCAGCGAGCCGCTCTTCCACATGCACGCGGCGCTGCTCGAGCAGACGCACGAGCTCGTCGCCGGATGCGCGTGCGATGCCGGGTGTCCTTCGTGCGTCGGGCCGCTCGGCGACGTGGGGCCGCACGCGAAGGCCGTGGCGCTCGAGTTGCTCGCGCGCGCGCGGGGCACGACCGCCACGCGCACCGTCTGAGACGGCCATGGATCGCCTCGCCCGCCTGCGCGAGATCGTCCGCGGCAGCGCGCCGCGGCCGCACGTGCCGCACGTGCGCGAGCTCACCTACGAGCCCGTCGGGGCCGACGGGCTCCCGCTCGCGACACCCGACCCCCCGGTGCCCGCGCTGCCCGGTGCGCGCGCCATCGACACGCCGCTCGGCCCCTCGGTCGTCGTCGAGCACTGCTACCCCGGCGACGCCGCGTACGGCGGCCTCGCGCGCGTCGAACACTTCGACCTCGTCGACGCGGACGCGCTCGCCCTGCTCACCGGTACGTTGCGCCGGCGTCCGGTCGCCGCGGGCGCGCCCGTCCGGCCGGTGTTCTTCGACATCGAGACGACCGGGCTGAGCGGCGGTGCGGGCACCGTCGCGTTCCTCGTGGGAATGGGCGCGTTCGACGAGGGCGGCTTCCGCACCACGCAGTTCTTCCTGAACGGGTTCGCGGGCGAGCGGGCCCTGCTCGCCGCCGTGGCGGCGTTCATGAAGGACCGGCCGCTGCTCGTCACCTACAACGGCCGGAGCTTCGACGTGCCGGTGATGGAGACCCGGTGGTCGTTCCACCGCCTGCCGCCGGCGTTTGACGAGGTGGCGCACGTCGACATGCTGCCGCCGGCGCGACGACTCTGGAAGGCCGCCGCCGAGGGCGACCGGAGCTGCCGACTGGTGGCGCTCGAGGACGCGCTGTTCGGCATGGCCCGCGTGGGCGACGTGCCTGGCTGGGAGATTCCCCAACGCTACTTCGAGTTCGTCCGGAGCGGCGACCCGGCGCCGCTCGAGCCGGTGCTGCAGCACAACCGGCTCGACCTGCTCTCGCTCGCGGCGCTGACCGCCAGGGCGCAGCGGCTCGTCCGCGAGGGACCGGACGCCGCGGTGGATCATCACGAGCGGCTCGCCCTCGGACGACTCTACGAGCGTGCCGGGCGGAT
Proteins encoded:
- a CDS encoding DEAD/DEAH box helicase — its product is MHEALVHLAPSRLIERAPTTGAADAPAVAGAAATVTAIRRLEPAAAQHGEFPASLAPRLVEALARRGIERPYVHQAEAIEHARAGRDVVVVTPTASGKTLCYNVPVLDAVLADPATRALYLFPTKALAQDQLAELHALSEAVTEGSDVEIGVFTYDGDTPQDARRAVRSRAHVVLSNPDMLHSGILPHHPRWAKLFENLRYVVIDELHAYRGVFGSHLANILRRLRRVCRHYGSSPVFICSSATIANPGELAERLAERPFALVDRNGAPRGEKFFLFVNPPIVNQQLGIRRSYLAETRRVALEFLRRNLQAIVFAQSRLATEILTTYLKDAYQGPPGASDAVRGYRGGYLPLRRREIERGLRAGEVRAVVSTSALELGIDIGALDVAVMAGYPGTIAATWQRAGRAGRRSGRSAAVLVASSAPLDQFVVRHPAYFFEASPEHALINPDNPHVLVDHVKCAAFELPFSADETFGRLPVQDVLALLAEERFVHQAEGQWHWTHDSYPADAVSLRSVSSDNFVVVDVTGEPRIIGETDYTSAPSTLHEKAIYLVEGQLFQVERLDFEGRKAYVRSVDCDYYTDAISYTKVTVLDEFASSDRVVDFDPVALEAAPAGPTTLAAPGAAVAAHGEVHVVSRVVGFKKIKFYTNENVGSGELDLPEQQMHTTSYWLRIPRETLAALPWSNDDRRDGVAGLAYALRNVAQLLLMCDRQDIGLSVDAGGPESSADARGGGPGADLPVEPRIFVYDNYPGGIGFSEPLFHMHAALLEQTHELVAGCACDAGCPSCVGPLGDVGPHAKAVALELLARARGTTATRTV
- a CDS encoding ribonuclease H-like domain-containing protein translates to MDRLARLREIVRGSAPRPHVPHVRELTYEPVGADGLPLATPDPPVPALPGARAIDTPLGPSVVVEHCYPGDAAYGGLARVEHFDLVDADALALLTGTLRRRPVAAGAPVRPVFFDIETTGLSGGAGTVAFLVGMGAFDEGGFRTTQFFLNGFAGERALLAAVAAFMKDRPLLVTYNGRSFDVPVMETRWSFHRLPPAFDEVAHVDMLPPARRLWKAAAEGDRSCRLVALEDALFGMARVGDVPGWEIPQRYFEFVRSGDPAPLEPVLQHNRLDLLSLAALTARAQRLVREGPDAAVDHHERLALGRLYERAGRIDEAERCYHVTATHRLVERVVAEEAWHRLAKLLRRQRRFEEAASAWRELLSLGRRGSMAAREAVHALAVHHEHRIGDLARARALALRALASEVDSRRRDAVRHRLARLDRKLACQPATIPLAAPLLKHDD